CCGGCGAAGCCGCGACGCAGAAGGTGAGCCGGCGCCCTGCCCTCTCCAGGCAACGGCCTCCCATTGTCAGAAATCCGCACTGCGCCGTTCACAGTCCTCAGCATGAGGAACACCCCGGGGAAGCAAGGCTTCGGCGCTTCTGCCTACCCCTGCTGAGGTCGGGCGCGGATGTACCAGTGAGCCACAGCGCGCATGACTTCCTTGTTTTCGCCGTCCTGCACACTGATATTCAGCACCAGGCGGGCCTTGCCCTCGCGCGCGAAGTCGGCGTGAGCCTGGGGCAGGGCGGCGGGGTCAGCCGCCTCAGCACGGGCCGTCAGGTCGCCCTGGGCGCGGCCCACATAATGGGTTTCCAGCTTTTCAATCAGGGGTACAGCCGTCATCAGCTGCGCGGCAAAAGCGCCCGCAAAAGCCGCGCCACTGACCGCCTCGGCCAGCAGAAACTGCACGCCCGCATGGATGGTGCCCAGGTGGTTATGAAACGGCGCGGTTTCCGGCGCCTCGCCAGTGGCCCAGCCCACGCCCACACCGGTAATCTGCACGCCTACGGTGGCGTTCATGGGGATATCGTGCAGGGCTTTTTTAACAGCCTGAACAGCAAAGGCGGGGAGAGCAGCAGTTTGGGTCATGCAAAAACCTCCAGGAGAACACCAGATTTTGAACTGGGTCCAAGTATAGCGGAGGCCGCAGACCAGCTCAGCCGAAGACAAGAACGACCTGATCTTTAGTCAGGTCGCACGCTTCTTGCCCGGAGGTGGGTCAGGCTTGGCCATAGCAGACAATGACCGCAACGGCACCGACAGAGACGACAACCGGGGCCAGGGCGAGGGCCACCAGCAGATCGGCAACCAGCAGCAGCCCAGTGGCGGCGCCCGATACCGCGAGGACGACACCCCGCCCCACGTGGAGGGCGGCCCTGGCAACGAACGCGGCCAGGGGTAGGGCAACGCCAATCAGGGTGGCGACCGGGGCCGGGGCGGCGGGCCGGACCATAGCCCCGACAGCAACGCGGAGCAGGCTCGCACACTCCCCTGAGTTCGGCAGCCTGCCGTCTCCACGGTCTGTTCGGATTTCACCATTGGCTAGGGCAGTTGACTCCAAGTCTTGAGAATCCTTTCTAGTGAGAACAAGCGGGCCGGGACACCGCACCCTCAGAGGTGCCACGGCCCGGCCCGACTACGGCTGCATTCAGGTGTAAGGGTCTTCCAGATACCGCCGCAGCACCATAAGGGGTGCGTAGGTGCCGGCCAGCAGTTCGGCCCTGATCTGCCGGGCGTGGGTCCAGGTGGCCTCGGCCTGCGCCTCTGTCACCAGCTCGGCGGCCACCGCTGCCTGCAAATCCTCACCATCAATGATGTGCGCCTCGGTCACTCTGCCGTGCCCGGTCTCCCCCACCACCCAGTTGCCAATCACATCCAGATAGAGGTCGTCGTGCCACGGCAGCCCATTCTCGCCCACGCCTTCACCGCCGTGCAGGTCCACATAGAGTTGCCGGGGGAGGCCGCTCCCGTCCAGCATGGCGCTCAGGGCGCTGCCCGGCACGCCTTCGCCGCTGCCTGTGGGGTGAACGCGCACCCAGCGGAAGCCGTGGTCCAGAATCCTCACCGTCTGGTCACCAAAGGGCACGTCCTGAGGCCGTGCGACCTCGTGGGCGGTGAAATCCACGATGACGTGACCAAGCACGCGCACCACGCTCTGACTGTGGCGCACAGCGCGGGACCAGGGCCGCAGGTCAAAGACCTTGCGCTTCATGTGGGTGACAGGGCACCCTGCGCCGCCAGGCCCTGCACTGCACGCAGCATCAGGTCGCCTTCAATGGCCTGCACGCGGGCTTTAAGGCTGTCCAGCGTATCGCCGGGCTGCACTGGCACGCGCGCCTGGGCCAGCACCGGCCCCTCATCGATGCCGGCCGTGACCAGATGCACTGTCGCGCCGCTTTCGCTGTCCCCAGCGGCCAGCACGCTTTCATGCACGCGGTCGCCGTACATGCCGCGCCCGCCGTGCCGCGGCAAGAGGCTGGGGTGGATGTTGAGCAGCCGCCCGGAAAAGTGGGTCAGCACGCGCGGCCCGATTTCCCGCATATAGCCGCTGAGGACCAGCGTGTCGGCCCCGGCGCCCACCAGAAACGCCAGGATCGCCGCGTCCAGTTCGTCGGGGTCAGGGTACCGGGCGCTGCTGAGGTGGGCGGTCTGCAAGCCCGCCGCCTGCGCCCACGCCAGAGCGGGACTGCGGCTGTTGTTGCTGACCAGCGCGGCGGGCGTGGCGGCCAGTTCGCCGCGCTGACACGTGGTCACGAGTTGCCGCGCCGCGCTGCCGCCGTGTGAGGCGAGAAAGGCGAGGTTCATAGGCGCTCCGCGCCGGAAGTGGGCAGTGGAAAGGAGGAAGTGGCCAACAGCGCACACTCTCCACTTTCCACCAACCACTCGCTACTCACTGGCCTAGCTCCTCAAGCAGATAGGCGCTCGTCAGAATCCCGTTGTGGTAGTCCTGCACAGCGAAGCTCTCGTTGGGGCTGTGCGGGGCGTCCTCGTTCAGGCCCATGTCTACAAACAGCACCGGCGCGCGCAGGATGTCGGCAAAGGCGGCCACAATCGGAATGCTGCCGCCCGTGCGGGCAAACACGGCCTCGCGGCCATAGACGCGCTTCAGGGCGCGGTTGGCGGCCTGGTTGTAGGGGCTGTTCAGGTCAAACTTGAAGGGTTTGCCGCCGTGGTGCGGCACCACCC
Above is a genomic segment from Deinococcus betulae containing:
- a CDS encoding DUF402 domain-containing protein, which produces MKRKVFDLRPWSRAVRHSQSVVRVLGHVIVDFTAHEVARPQDVPFGDQTVRILDHGFRWVRVHPTGSGEGVPGSALSAMLDGSGLPRQLYVDLHGGEGVGENGLPWHDDLYLDVIGNWVVGETGHGRVTEAHIIDGEDLQAAVAAELVTEAQAEATWTHARQIRAELLAGTYAPLMVLRRYLEDPYT
- the purN gene encoding phosphoribosylglycinamide formyltransferase, with protein sequence MNLAFLASHGGSAARQLVTTCQRGELAATPAALVSNNSRSPALAWAQAAGLQTAHLSSARYPDPDELDAAILAFLVGAGADTLVLSGYMREIGPRVLTHFSGRLLNIHPSLLPRHGGRGMYGDRVHESVLAAGDSESGATVHLVTAGIDEGPVLAQARVPVQPGDTLDSLKARVQAIEGDLMLRAVQGLAAQGALSPT
- a CDS encoding PaaI family thioesterase, which gives rise to MTQTAALPAFAVQAVKKALHDIPMNATVGVQITGVGVGWATGEAPETAPFHNHLGTIHAGVQFLLAEAVSGAAFAGAFAAQLMTAVPLIEKLETHYVGRAQGDLTARAEAADPAALPQAHADFAREGKARLVLNISVQDGENKEVMRAVAHWYIRARPQQG